Proteins encoded within one genomic window of Actinoplanes octamycinicus:
- the metH gene encoding methionine synthase translates to MYPVTETVTKLRDLLAERVLVLDGAWGTMLQGAKLTPADYRGDLIPADHPKDVTGDPDLLILTRPDVILDVHRQYLAAGADITTTNTFTATSIAQADYGLEHLVREMNIQGARLARQAADEAGGRFVAGSVGPLNVTLSLSPRVDEPAYRAVTFDQVKAAYAEQIAALAEGGVDLLLIETIFDTLNAKAAIAAAKEVAPHLPLWISVTIVDLSGRTLSGQTVEAFWRSIERAHPLVVGVNCALGATEARPHVVELARLSDTFVAAHPNAGLPNAFGGYDETPAQTARLIGEYADSGLVNIVGGCCGTTPPHIAAIAEAVRGATPRRIDPPAPTTRFSGLEPFAIGPDTGFVMIGERTNVTGSAKFRRLIEADDYQAAVDVALDQVRGGANLLDVNMDADLLDSERAMTTFLNLIATEPEVARIPIMIDSSKWNVLEAGLKCVQGKGVVNSISLKEGEAEFLAHARKIREFGAGVVVMAFDEQGQADTRDRKVEICGRAYDLLVGDGFDPTDIIFDPNVLAVATGIAEHNGYAKAFIEALPLIKERCPGARTSGGISNLSFAFRGNDIVREAMHSAFLFHAVKAGLDMGIVNAGQLAVYQDIPADLLELVEDVLFDRRPDATDRLVTFASTVTGSAAKREVDLSWREAPVEERLSYALVHGIVDFIEADTEEARQKLPRPLDVIEGPLMDGMSVVGDLFGSGKMFLPQVVKSARVMKRSVAYLLPFMEDEKEEGARGQGKVVLATVKGDVHDIGKNIVGVVLGCNNYEVIDLGVMVPTAKILDTAIAEGADAIGLSGLITPSLDEMVAVGAEMQRRGLTIPLLIGGATTSKQHTAVRIAPAYDGSTVHVLDASRVVGVVADLLDPERARKLDEANRDDQQRLREQHEKRHAQPLLTLAQARANRETVDFAELPTPSFTGVREVQPTIAELRELIDWQFLFLAWELKGKYPAILNEPVAKELFDDANAMLDQIIAEGSFQARGLYGFWPAHAEGDDILLADGRGFPMLRQQTEKPAGRANRCLADYIAPAGDHLGGFAVAIHGADKLAARYEAEHDDYKAIMVKALADRLAEAFAEYLHLKARRDWFEPDAKPKLEDLHAERFRGIRPALGYPACPDHSEKRDLFQLLDTGRIGVSLTESFAMTPAAAVSGLIFAHPEAKYFTVGRLGKDQVEDYAARRGVPVAEVERWLRPNLAYSID, encoded by the coding sequence GTGTACCCAGTGACTGAGACCGTCACCAAGCTGCGCGACCTGCTCGCCGAGCGGGTTCTGGTCCTGGACGGGGCCTGGGGCACGATGCTTCAGGGCGCCAAGCTGACCCCGGCCGACTACCGCGGCGACCTGATCCCGGCGGACCATCCGAAGGATGTCACGGGCGACCCGGACCTGCTGATCCTCACCCGGCCGGACGTGATCCTCGACGTCCACCGGCAATATCTCGCGGCCGGCGCCGACATCACCACCACCAACACGTTCACCGCGACCAGCATCGCCCAGGCCGACTACGGCCTGGAGCACCTGGTCCGGGAGATGAACATCCAGGGCGCCCGGCTGGCCCGGCAGGCCGCCGACGAGGCCGGTGGCCGATTCGTGGCCGGCTCGGTCGGCCCGCTGAACGTGACGCTCTCGCTGTCGCCCCGGGTCGACGAGCCGGCCTACCGGGCGGTCACCTTCGACCAGGTCAAGGCGGCGTACGCGGAACAGATCGCGGCGCTCGCCGAGGGCGGCGTCGACCTGCTGCTGATCGAGACGATCTTCGACACGCTGAACGCGAAGGCGGCGATCGCGGCGGCCAAGGAGGTCGCCCCGCACCTGCCGCTGTGGATCTCGGTCACCATCGTCGACCTCTCCGGCCGGACCCTGTCCGGTCAGACCGTCGAGGCGTTCTGGCGCTCGATCGAGCGGGCGCACCCGCTGGTCGTCGGGGTGAACTGCGCGCTCGGCGCGACCGAGGCCCGCCCGCACGTGGTCGAGCTGGCCCGCCTGTCCGACACCTTCGTGGCCGCCCACCCGAACGCCGGCCTGCCGAACGCGTTCGGCGGCTACGACGAGACCCCGGCGCAGACCGCCCGGCTGATCGGCGAGTACGCCGACTCCGGCCTGGTGAACATCGTCGGCGGCTGCTGCGGCACCACCCCGCCGCACATCGCGGCGATCGCCGAGGCGGTGCGCGGCGCCACCCCGCGGCGGATCGACCCGCCCGCGCCGACCACCCGGTTCAGCGGCCTGGAGCCGTTCGCGATCGGCCCGGACACCGGGTTCGTGATGATCGGCGAGCGGACCAACGTGACCGGCTCGGCCAAGTTCCGCCGGCTGATCGAGGCCGACGACTACCAGGCCGCCGTCGACGTGGCCCTGGACCAGGTCCGCGGCGGCGCCAACCTGCTCGACGTGAACATGGACGCCGACCTGCTGGACAGCGAGCGGGCCATGACCACCTTCCTGAACCTGATCGCCACCGAGCCCGAGGTGGCCCGGATCCCGATCATGATCGACAGTTCGAAGTGGAACGTGCTCGAGGCCGGCCTCAAGTGCGTGCAGGGCAAGGGCGTGGTCAACTCGATCAGCCTGAAGGAGGGCGAGGCGGAGTTCCTGGCGCACGCCCGCAAGATCCGCGAGTTCGGCGCCGGCGTGGTGGTGATGGCCTTCGACGAGCAGGGCCAGGCCGACACCCGCGACCGCAAGGTGGAGATCTGCGGCCGGGCCTACGACCTGCTGGTCGGCGACGGGTTCGACCCCACCGACATCATCTTCGACCCGAACGTGCTGGCCGTGGCCACCGGCATCGCCGAGCACAACGGGTACGCCAAGGCGTTCATCGAGGCGCTGCCGCTGATCAAGGAGCGCTGCCCGGGCGCCCGCACCAGCGGCGGCATCTCCAACCTGTCCTTCGCCTTCCGCGGCAACGACATCGTCCGCGAGGCGATGCACTCGGCGTTCCTGTTCCACGCGGTCAAGGCCGGGCTGGACATGGGCATCGTCAACGCCGGCCAGCTCGCGGTCTACCAGGACATCCCGGCCGACCTGCTGGAGCTGGTCGAGGACGTGCTCTTCGACCGCCGGCCGGACGCCACCGACCGCCTGGTCACCTTCGCCTCCACGGTCACCGGTAGCGCCGCCAAGCGCGAGGTCGACCTGTCCTGGCGGGAGGCCCCGGTCGAGGAACGCCTCTCGTACGCGCTGGTGCACGGCATCGTCGACTTCATCGAGGCGGACACCGAGGAGGCGCGGCAGAAGCTGCCCCGGCCGCTCGACGTGATCGAGGGTCCGCTGATGGACGGCATGAGCGTGGTCGGCGACCTGTTCGGCTCCGGCAAGATGTTCCTGCCCCAGGTGGTCAAGAGCGCCCGGGTGATGAAGCGCTCGGTCGCCTACCTGCTCCCGTTCATGGAGGACGAGAAGGAGGAGGGCGCCCGCGGCCAGGGCAAGGTGGTGCTCGCCACGGTCAAGGGCGACGTCCACGACATCGGCAAGAACATCGTCGGCGTGGTGCTGGGCTGCAACAACTACGAGGTGATCGACCTCGGCGTGATGGTGCCGACCGCGAAGATCCTGGACACCGCGATCGCCGAGGGGGCCGACGCGATCGGGCTGTCCGGCCTGATCACGCCGTCGCTGGACGAGATGGTGGCGGTCGGCGCCGAGATGCAGCGCCGCGGGCTGACCATCCCGCTGCTGATCGGCGGGGCGACCACGTCGAAGCAGCACACCGCGGTGCGGATCGCTCCGGCGTACGACGGGTCCACCGTCCACGTCCTGGACGCCTCCCGCGTCGTCGGCGTGGTCGCCGACCTGCTCGACCCGGAGCGGGCGCGCAAGCTCGACGAGGCGAACCGCGACGACCAGCAGCGCCTGCGCGAGCAGCACGAGAAACGGCACGCCCAGCCGCTGCTCACGCTGGCCCAGGCCCGGGCCAACCGGGAGACGGTCGACTTCGCCGAGCTGCCCACCCCGAGCTTCACCGGGGTCCGCGAGGTGCAGCCGACCATCGCCGAGCTGCGCGAGTTGATCGACTGGCAGTTCCTCTTCCTGGCCTGGGAACTGAAGGGCAAGTACCCGGCGATCCTCAACGAGCCGGTCGCCAAGGAGCTGTTCGACGACGCCAACGCGATGCTCGACCAGATTATCGCGGAGGGCTCGTTCCAGGCCCGCGGCCTCTACGGCTTCTGGCCGGCGCACGCCGAGGGCGACGACATCCTGCTGGCGGACGGCCGTGGCTTCCCGATGCTGCGCCAGCAGACCGAGAAGCCGGCCGGCCGGGCGAACCGCTGCCTGGCCGACTACATCGCGCCGGCCGGGGACCACCTGGGCGGCTTCGCGGTCGCCATTCACGGCGCCGACAAGCTGGCCGCGCGGTACGAGGCCGAGCACGACGACTACAAGGCCATCATGGTCAAGGCGCTGGCCGACCGGCTGGCCGAGGCGTTCGCCGAGTACCTGCACCTCAAGGCCCGCCGCGACTGGTTCGAGCCGGACGCCAAGCCCAAGCTGGAGGATCTGCACGCCGAGCGGTTCCGCGGCATCCGCCCGGCCCTGGGCTACCCGGCCTGCCCGGACCACAGCGAGAAGCGGGACCTGTTCCAGCTGCTCGACACCGGCCGGATCGGGGTCAGCCTGACCGAGTCGTTCGCGATGACCCCGGCCGCCGCGGTCAGCGGGCTGATCTTCGCGCACCCGGAGGCGAAGTACTTCACGGTCGGCCGATTGGGTAAGGATCAGGTCGAGGACTACGCCGCCCGGCGCGGCGTGCCGGTCGCCGAGGTGGAGCGGTGGCTGCGTCCGAACCTGGCGTACTCGATCGACTGA
- a CDS encoding gluconokinase, with protein MGVAGCGKSTVGRALAERLGLPYAEADAFHPPANVTKMHGGVPLTDADRAPWLAAIADSIKDGGVVVSCSALKRAYRDVLRGGNPEAFFVHLVLTPETATARVSGRAGHFMPSTLVASQFAILEPLGPDEDGVGVDATLPVDEIVAKAISRMPTHRG; from the coding sequence ATGGGGGTTGCCGGCTGCGGCAAGAGCACGGTCGGCCGGGCCCTGGCGGAGCGGCTCGGCCTGCCCTACGCGGAGGCCGACGCCTTCCACCCACCGGCGAACGTGACCAAGATGCACGGTGGGGTGCCGCTGACCGACGCGGACCGGGCGCCCTGGCTGGCCGCGATCGCCGACTCCATCAAGGACGGTGGAGTGGTGGTGTCCTGCTCAGCACTCAAACGGGCGTACCGGGATGTGTTGCGCGGCGGGAATCCGGAGGCCTTCTTCGTGCATCTGGTGCTGACCCCGGAGACGGCGACCGCCCGGGTCAGCGGGCGGGCCGGTCACTTCATGCCGAGCACCCTGGTCGCGTCGCAGTTCGCGATCCTGGAGCCGCTCGGCCCGGACGAGGACGGCGTCGGCGTGGACGCCACCCTCCCGGTCGACGAGATCGTGGCGAAGGCTATTTCGAGGATGCCCACACATCGAGGTTGA
- a CDS encoding metal-dependent hydrolase, with protein MMGPSHALSGAAAWLAGSWALDQFAGYHQTPLMIGVGTAMAAGGALLPDFDLSGKVTTNQGGATVARTFGVFSLFVAEVIEKISLGIYAATRQKRDPKRDHGHRTFTHTLPFAGLVGWGTTELAARYGKWAVVGIIFFMAGLALRGLFEKWAERAGWLIVTLAAAAIAWFTAANLPGDRGYPMLGFAVGAGCVVHLLGDMITKNGVPIFWPIPTGRNRMWRMVGIPNQFAVKVGGKTETVVLTTAFTVISLVSLVGLFAPVLLDRLNLDVWASSK; from the coding sequence ATGATGGGTCCGTCGCACGCACTGTCGGGGGCGGCCGCCTGGCTGGCCGGCAGCTGGGCGCTCGACCAGTTCGCTGGGTACCACCAGACGCCGCTGATGATCGGCGTGGGCACCGCGATGGCCGCCGGCGGCGCGCTGCTGCCCGACTTCGACCTGTCCGGCAAGGTGACCACCAACCAGGGCGGCGCCACCGTCGCCCGGACGTTCGGCGTGTTCTCGCTGTTCGTGGCCGAGGTGATCGAGAAGATCTCGCTGGGCATCTACGCGGCGACGCGGCAGAAGCGCGACCCGAAGCGCGACCACGGGCACCGGACGTTCACGCACACCCTGCCGTTCGCCGGGCTGGTCGGCTGGGGCACCACCGAGCTGGCCGCGCGGTACGGCAAGTGGGCCGTGGTCGGCATCATCTTCTTCATGGCCGGCCTGGCGCTGCGCGGCCTGTTCGAGAAGTGGGCGGAGCGGGCCGGCTGGCTGATCGTCACCCTCGCCGCGGCCGCGATCGCCTGGTTCACCGCGGCCAACCTGCCGGGCGACCGCGGCTATCCGATGCTCGGCTTCGCGGTCGGCGCGGGCTGCGTGGTGCACCTGCTCGGCGACATGATCACCAAGAACGGCGTACCGATCTTCTGGCCGATCCCGACCGGCCGCAACCGGATGTGGCGGATGGTCGGCATCCCGAACCAGTTCGCCGTCAAGGTCGGCGGCAAGACCGAGACGGTCGTGCTGACCACCGCGTTCACCGTGATCTCCCTGGTGTCGCTGGTCGGCCTCTTCGCCCCGGTCCTGCTCGACCGGCTCAACCTCGATGTGTGGGCATCCTCGAAATAG
- a CDS encoding DUF1707 domain-containing protein, translated as MHPEDATWSGSAARLRTSDTEREEIAEILRAAMAEGRLSLDEGEERLTAAYAAKFRDELDGLTRDLPHGGRQALARMPHRRAATRRAVQRHASFVLIVAGLLTGLWVLSGAAFFWPVFPLFFLVTGLLRHAREGRWEPRAQLRH; from the coding sequence GTGCATCCCGAAGACGCCACCTGGTCCGGATCGGCCGCCCGGCTGCGGACCTCGGACACCGAACGCGAGGAGATCGCCGAGATCCTGCGGGCCGCGATGGCCGAGGGCCGGCTCAGCCTGGACGAGGGCGAGGAGCGGCTGACCGCGGCCTATGCCGCGAAGTTCCGCGACGAGCTGGACGGGCTGACCCGGGACCTGCCGCACGGCGGCCGCCAGGCGCTCGCCCGGATGCCGCACCGGCGTGCCGCGACACGCCGGGCGGTGCAGCGACATGCCAGCTTCGTCTTGATTGTCGCCGGCCTGCTCACCGGCCTCTGGGTTCTCTCCGGAGCCGCCTTCTTCTGGCCGGTCTTCCCGCTGTTCTTCCTGGTGACGGGCCTGCTGCGGCACGCCCGCGAGGGTCGCTGGGAGCCGCGGGCGCAGCTGCGCCACTGA
- a CDS encoding sensor histidine kinase: MSKRGRDWRRPPGGHREDGCGHPGRPAEAGPAEAGPPWRRRIREAHNGMPQSAVVLTAVANFVGLSNIISHGGLYRPWNFLTTLMLLIGPIALVWRKRFPILVFVVASAATILFATQAMPHAAYAAAPGVALYSVARQGRRQAALICGVTAWAVWIGVTVGLSGPLGLNPGVRPVAGQTCLAAIGLGLMILLGGAARIRAENYAEQARTRAEQARAQEEQQRRQASEERLRIARELHDVLGHHLSLINVQAGVGLHLMDQRPEQAREALTAIKSASAEALREVRSVLGVLRTEGEAAPRQPALGLNRLAELTAAAGIPVRTTVTGDPRELPAEVDRAAYRIVQEALTNVRRHHAGPQPEADVAVGYLPAALYLSIRNDGPVLPEPPSPAPADGEKGSGITGMRARAESLGGRLEAGCPPTGGFLVTVILPTGRRPPSTADPDPPASPSAGSEAPASPPAGSDAPAPSSSAPGAEACGAVGDSGASPEDGGVRRISVPGGDAGVGGAGGGAGTGGGPGDRVTSEERR, from the coding sequence ATGAGCAAGCGCGGCCGGGACTGGCGGCGACCGCCCGGCGGTCATCGCGAGGACGGCTGCGGTCATCCCGGCCGGCCGGCGGAGGCCGGTCCCGCCGAGGCGGGCCCGCCCTGGCGGCGGCGCATCCGGGAGGCGCACAACGGCATGCCGCAGAGCGCCGTGGTGCTCACCGCGGTCGCCAACTTCGTCGGGCTGAGCAACATCATCAGTCACGGTGGGCTCTACCGGCCGTGGAACTTCCTCACCACGCTGATGCTGCTGATCGGGCCGATCGCGCTGGTCTGGCGCAAGCGCTTCCCGATCCTGGTCTTCGTGGTCGCCTCGGCCGCGACCATCCTGTTCGCCACCCAGGCCATGCCGCACGCGGCCTACGCGGCCGCTCCGGGCGTGGCGCTCTACTCGGTGGCCCGGCAGGGCCGCCGGCAGGCCGCGCTGATCTGCGGGGTCACCGCCTGGGCGGTCTGGATCGGGGTCACCGTCGGGCTGTCCGGGCCGCTCGGGCTGAACCCGGGGGTGCGCCCGGTCGCCGGCCAGACGTGTCTCGCGGCGATCGGGCTGGGCCTGATGATCCTGCTCGGCGGCGCCGCCCGGATCCGCGCGGAGAACTACGCCGAGCAGGCCCGGACCCGGGCCGAGCAGGCCCGCGCGCAGGAGGAGCAGCAGCGCCGGCAGGCCTCCGAGGAGCGGCTGCGGATCGCCCGCGAGCTGCACGACGTGCTCGGCCACCACCTCAGCCTGATCAACGTGCAGGCCGGGGTCGGGCTGCACCTGATGGACCAGCGGCCGGAGCAGGCCCGGGAGGCGCTGACCGCGATCAAGAGCGCCAGCGCCGAGGCGTTGCGCGAGGTGCGGTCGGTGCTGGGCGTGCTGCGCACCGAGGGCGAGGCGGCCCCGCGGCAGCCCGCCCTCGGGCTGAACCGGCTGGCCGAGCTGACCGCGGCGGCCGGCATCCCGGTCCGCACCACGGTCACCGGCGACCCGCGCGAGCTGCCGGCCGAGGTGGACCGGGCGGCGTACCGGATCGTGCAGGAGGCGCTGACCAACGTCCGCCGCCACCACGCCGGCCCGCAGCCGGAGGCGGACGTGGCGGTGGGATATCTGCCGGCCGCGCTCTATCTGTCGATCCGCAACGACGGGCCGGTGCTCCCCGAGCCGCCCTCGCCGGCGCCGGCCGACGGCGAGAAGGGCAGCGGCATCACCGGGATGCGGGCCCGCGCGGAGAGTCTGGGCGGCCGGCTGGAGGCGGGCTGCCCGCCGACCGGCGGCTTCCTGGTCACCGTGATCCTGCCGACCGGCCGCCGCCCACCGTCCACGGCCGACCCGGACCCGCCGGCGTCGCCGTCCGCCGGCTCGGAGGCCCCGGCGTCGCCGCCCGCCGGCTCGGACGCTCCGGCGCCGTCGTCCTCCGCGCCGGGCGCGGAGGCGTGCGGCGCGGTGGGGGACAGCGGCGCGTCGCCGGAGGACGGCGGTGTGCGGAGAATCAGCGTGCCCGGAGGCGATGCCGGGGTGGGCGGCGCCGGTGGTGGAGCGGGGACCGGTGGCGGCCCGGGCGACCGGGTGACTTCTGAGGAGAGACGATGA
- a CDS encoding response regulator — MISVVLADDQALVRAGFRALLDAEPDIRVVGEAADGVQAVTLVRATRPDVVLMDIRMPGVDGLEATRRIAADPACAETRVVILTTFELDEYVFEALRTGASGFLVKDTEPVELLRGVRAVAAGDALLSPSVTRRVIGEFAGAGAGRRPEPPRELDQLTDREREVMALVAEGLSNDEIAARLVISPATAKTHVSRTMIKLGARDRAQLVVYAYEAGLIRPGWLA; from the coding sequence ATGATCTCGGTGGTGCTGGCCGACGACCAGGCGCTGGTGCGGGCCGGGTTCCGGGCGCTGCTCGACGCGGAGCCGGACATCCGGGTGGTCGGCGAGGCGGCGGACGGGGTGCAGGCGGTCACGCTGGTGCGGGCCACCCGGCCGGACGTGGTGCTGATGGACATCCGGATGCCCGGGGTGGACGGGCTGGAGGCGACCAGGCGGATCGCGGCCGACCCGGCGTGCGCCGAGACCCGGGTGGTCATCCTGACGACGTTCGAGCTGGACGAGTACGTGTTCGAGGCGCTGCGGACCGGGGCGTCCGGGTTCCTGGTCAAGGACACCGAGCCGGTCGAGCTGCTGCGTGGCGTGCGGGCGGTGGCCGCCGGGGACGCGTTGCTGTCGCCGAGCGTGACGCGGCGGGTGATCGGTGAGTTCGCCGGGGCGGGCGCGGGCCGGCGGCCGGAGCCGCCGCGCGAGCTGGACCAGCTCACCGACCGGGAGCGGGAGGTGATGGCGCTGGTCGCCGAGGGCCTCTCCAACGACGAGATCGCCGCCCGCCTGGTGATCAGCCCGGCCACCGCGAAGACCCACGTCAGCCGCACGATGATCAAGCTGGGCGCGCGGGACCGGGCCCAGCTGGTGGTCTACGCCTACGAGGCGGGCCTGATCCGCCCCGGCTGGCTCGCCTGA
- a CDS encoding NUDIX hydrolase, giving the protein MPASEYVRNLRARVGQEMIMFPTVSAIVLNDRGEVLLHQRSDNGHWTLIAGLMDPGEQPADALVREVEEETAVQVKIERLAGVVSHDVTYLNGDQCQMVNIFFRCRAVGGEARVNDTESLAVAWFPLTALPDLNPFTHRMLALALDDNAPPYFAAPGEGGF; this is encoded by the coding sequence ATGCCTGCTTCGGAATACGTCCGGAACCTGCGCGCCCGCGTCGGCCAGGAGATGATCATGTTCCCGACGGTGTCCGCGATCGTCCTCAACGACCGCGGCGAGGTGCTGCTGCACCAGCGCAGCGACAACGGGCACTGGACGCTGATCGCCGGCCTGATGGACCCGGGCGAGCAGCCGGCCGACGCGCTGGTCCGCGAGGTCGAGGAGGAGACCGCCGTCCAGGTCAAGATCGAGCGGCTGGCCGGCGTGGTGTCGCACGACGTCACCTATCTCAACGGCGACCAGTGCCAGATGGTCAACATCTTCTTCCGCTGCCGGGCCGTCGGAGGCGAGGCCCGGGTCAACGACACCGAGTCGCTGGCCGTCGCGTGGTTCCCCCTGACCGCCCTCCCGGACCTCAACCCGTTCACCCACCGCATGCTGGCCCTGGCCCTGGACGACAACGCCCCGCCCTACTTCGCCGCTCCGGGCGAAGGCGGCTTCTGA
- a CDS encoding GGDEF domain-containing protein produces the protein MERIRPSSVAWRLWLAVVAACALLRALGQPLGAPFLGYEIPYLIITCGTPLMILAGIRRHRPAHPAGWVLLAVGQATYAAADVVYSFDVWSTGELAEPTPGDVLYLSSYLFTGAAVLTFIRRRTPGWDFATAVDALVIALSAGLLTWEFLVEPVAQDSTLPLAAKLTEVSYPVLDLMLLILAVRLMLGSGARGGALYLLFGYLGLMFVADTGYAVIGLLGGANTTEPFTAALWAVSIGLLGACALHPAMRDFDARGPVAAPDAGPARLALLTAAVLMVPGLQLGEHLAGKDLNVPLTSSACAIMFLLVVARMAGLVAAHRRAADTDPLTGAHNRRYFEEALAAECRRAARAGYQLGLLMIDIDHFKKINDTYGHPAGDRVLRELARRLTAGRRAGTVFARYGGEEFIALVPHVTRADLPLIAERTRQAIADLPFEATDQTLITVTASIGAATSSMADPATLLKAADEALYAAKAAGRNRSVIAPSAPAPAPAPS, from the coding sequence GTGGAACGCATCCGGCCCAGCAGCGTGGCCTGGCGGCTCTGGCTCGCCGTGGTCGCCGCCTGCGCGCTGCTCCGGGCACTCGGGCAGCCGCTCGGCGCGCCGTTCCTCGGCTACGAGATCCCCTATCTGATCATCACCTGCGGCACCCCGCTGATGATCCTGGCCGGGATCCGCCGGCACCGGCCGGCCCACCCGGCCGGCTGGGTCCTCCTCGCCGTGGGCCAGGCCACCTACGCCGCCGCCGACGTGGTCTACAGCTTCGACGTGTGGAGCACCGGCGAGCTGGCCGAGCCGACCCCGGGCGACGTGCTCTACCTGAGCAGCTACCTGTTCACCGGCGCCGCGGTGCTCACCTTCATCCGGCGGCGCACCCCGGGCTGGGACTTCGCCACCGCGGTCGACGCGCTGGTGATCGCGCTCAGCGCCGGCCTGCTCACCTGGGAGTTCCTGGTCGAGCCGGTGGCACAGGACTCCACCCTGCCGCTGGCCGCGAAGCTGACCGAGGTGTCGTACCCGGTCCTCGACCTGATGCTGTTGATCCTCGCGGTCCGGCTGATGCTCGGTTCCGGTGCCCGCGGCGGCGCGCTGTACCTGCTCTTCGGCTATCTCGGGCTGATGTTCGTGGCGGACACCGGCTACGCGGTGATCGGGCTGCTCGGCGGGGCGAACACCACCGAGCCGTTCACCGCCGCGCTGTGGGCGGTCTCGATCGGCCTGCTCGGCGCCTGCGCGCTGCACCCGGCGATGCGCGACTTCGACGCGCGCGGCCCGGTGGCCGCGCCGGACGCCGGCCCGGCCCGGCTGGCCCTGCTCACCGCCGCCGTGCTGATGGTGCCCGGCCTGCAGCTCGGGGAGCATCTGGCCGGCAAGGACCTCAACGTGCCGCTCACCAGCAGCGCCTGCGCGATCATGTTCCTGCTGGTGGTGGCCCGGATGGCGGGCCTGGTGGCGGCGCACCGGCGGGCCGCCGACACGGATCCGCTGACCGGGGCGCACAACCGGCGGTACTTCGAGGAGGCGCTGGCCGCCGAGTGCCGCCGGGCCGCCCGGGCCGGTTACCAGCTCGGCCTGCTCATGATCGACATCGACCACTTCAAGAAGATCAACGATACGTACGGCCACCCGGCCGGCGACCGCGTCCTGCGCGAACTGGCCCGTCGGCTCACCGCGGGCAGACGCGCCGGCACCGTCTTCGCCCGCTACGGCGGCGAGGAGTTCATCGCCCTGGTCCCGCACGTCACCCGGGCCGACCTGCCGCTGATCGCCGAGCGCACCCGTCAGGCGATCGCCGACCTCCCCTTCGAGGCCACCGACCAGACCCTGATCACGGTCACCGCCTCGATCGGCGCCGCCACCTCCTCGATGGCCGACCCGGCCACCCTGCTGAAGGCCGCCGACGAGGCGCTCTACGCCGCCAAGGCCGCCGGCCGCAACCGCTCGGTCATCGCCCCGTCCGCCCCCGCACCGGCCCCGGCCCCGAGCTGA